The proteins below come from a single Triticum aestivum cultivar Chinese Spring chromosome 5D, IWGSC CS RefSeq v2.1, whole genome shotgun sequence genomic window:
- the LOC123126047 gene encoding heavy metal-associated isoprenylated plant protein 6-like, with amino-acid sequence MPSHQRKLGADLPTDISAYVAALDWLRRLPYREQISFSPGDSSSPPGRAPLYKFQAHSPRITPIDLSGRRALERAMAAAGPVVLQTDVHCLECARKIRNAVGNQLGVERVWASPDTGLVVVAGTADPAALRRRIRRKMRRPVAILSDGSTPYAGPGPTTPHWHYGTGDAPPSSVPPYGWGTAPPPHAYYSYPPPPPPPPSPAGYPYGGWASDPDPYGYGTRTTVPTCSIL; translated from the exons ATGCCATCACATCAAAGGAAACTTGGAGCTGATCTGCCGACCGACATATCAGCTTACGTTGCCGCACTCGATTGGCTCCGCCGATTACCATATCGCGAGCAGATTTCTTTCTCTCCCGGTGATTCCTCCTCTCCTCCCGGCCGCGCGCCCCTCTATAAATTCCAGGCCCATTCGCCGCGTATCACACCCATCGATCTCAGCGGACGCAGAGCTTTGGAACgtgcgatggcggcggcggggccggtggtgctccAGACGGACGTGCACTGCCTCGAGTGCGCCAGGAAGATCAGGAACGCCGTCGGCAACCAGCTCG GGGTGGAGCGGGTGTGGGCGTCGCCGGACACGgggctggtggtggtggcggggacGGCGGACCCGGCGGCGCTCAGGCGCCGCATCCGCCGCAAGATGAGGAGGCCCGTCGCCATCCTCAGCGACGGTTCGACGCCCTACGCGGGGCCGGGGCCAACCACGCCGCACTGGCACTACGGCACCGGCGACGCACCGCCCTCCTCAGTGCCGCCATATGGCTGGGGCacggcgccgccgccgcacgcctacTACTCCTaccctccaccaccgccgccaccgccctcgCCGGCCGGGTACCCGTACGGCGGCTGGGCGTCCGATCCGGACCCCTACGGTTACGGCACGCGCACCACGGTGCCCACGTGCTCCATCCTGTGA